One genomic segment of Pseudorasbora parva isolate DD20220531a chromosome 6, ASM2467924v1, whole genome shotgun sequence includes these proteins:
- the cox4i2 gene encoding cytochrome c oxidase subunit 4 isoform 2, mitochondrial: MLHLTARRVGGLLSRRGVAAFSSSIVKMASHGHVTEQADMSVPMYWGRLDTPLPDRPYKDTLSAADKSLKQKEKGPWNNLSKEEKLALYRMMFEESFAEMKKPTGEWKTVVGGIFFFIGFTGLIVLWQRYYVYPPHPRTLDEEWQAMQVKRMLDMRVNPVEGFSAKWDYEKGQWK, from the exons ATGCTGCACTTGACAGCCAGACGTGTGGGGGGGCTTTTGTCCAGACGGGGAGTGGCTGCATTCAGCTCCAGCATTGTCAAGATGGCCAGCCATGGGCATG TGACAGAACAGGCAGACATGTCTGTACCCATGTACTGGGGCCGTCTGGACACTCCTCTACCAGACAGACCATACAAAGACACCCTCAGTGCTGCAGACAAGAGCCTGAAGCAGAAGGAGAAAGGCCCCTGGAACAACCTCTCCAAAGAGGAGAAACTTGCCT TGTACAGGATGATGTTTGAAGAGTCATTCGCAGAGATGAAGAAACCAACGGGTGAGTGGAAGACGGTGGTGGGTGGCATCTTTTTCTTCATTGGGTTCACTGGCCTGATTGTTCTCTGGCAAAGGTACTATG TATATCCTCCTCATCCTCGTACCCTCGATGAAGAATGGCAGGCCATGCAAGTGAAGAGAATGCTGGACATGCGGGTGAACCCTGTGGAGGGCTTCTCAGCCAAATGGGATTATGAGAAGGGCCAGTGGAAATAA